One genomic segment of Candidatus Methanomethylicota archaeon includes these proteins:
- a CDS encoding GNAT family N-acetyltransferase: protein MSMEGNYKILNDLVIRKLTPEDINILAFFFSSLSEKTLRNWNHYGLDLHKRAYEVALKICKELDETKKLHLIGIINDIPVAYGFLEFFPEKPFKADNCKLGLVVADKFQGKGIGSKMLKELINQARLRKMRKIWLSTYLDNKIALRLYLKNGFIIEGFFFNDENWMNEKRTIVSMALFLDDREREEVIKNRNYYYMLLIEGNFEQFFIINKQ from the coding sequence ATGTCTATGGAAGGAAATTATAAAATCTTAAATGATCTTGTAATTCGTAAGCTAACGCCTGAGGACATAAATATTCTTGCTTTTTTCTTTTCATCCTTAAGCGAAAAAACGCTAAGAAATTGGAATCATTATGGGCTTGACTTACATAAGAGAGCTTATGAAGTAGCATTAAAAATTTGTAAAGAGTTAGATGAAACGAAGAAGTTGCATTTAATAGGTATTATTAACGATATCCCAGTTGCTTATGGTTTTTTGGAATTTTTCCCTGAAAAGCCCTTTAAGGCTGATAATTGTAAGCTTGGACTTGTAGTAGCTGATAAGTTTCAAGGTAAAGGTATTGGTAGTAAAATGTTAAAAGAGTTAATAAATCAGGCACGGCTTAGAAAAATGAGAAAGATTTGGCTCTCAACATATCTCGATAATAAAATTGCACTTCGATTATATTTAAAGAATGGATTTATTATAGAAGGATTTTTCTTTAATGATGAAAATTGGATGAATGAAAAACGAACTATTGTAAGTATGGCCCTATTCTTGGACGACAGGGAACGAGAGGAAGTAATTAAAAATAGAAATTATTATTATATGCTCCTAATAGAAGGTAATTTTGAGCAATTTTTTATAATTAATAAACAATAA